Below is a genomic region from Paraburkholderia sp. BL10I2N1.
CTGAAAGGGCTTTCGCTCGTTGTCTCGGCCGACAAGCCGATCTATTTCAACGACACCGAGAACTTCTACATGATTTCGCAGGATTCGCTGATCGGCCACGTGCTGCCGAGCGTTCCCATTCCGAACGGGGTCCTGATTCTGTTCTTCCTCGCGGTCGCGAGTTCTATCACACTCAATCGCACGGCGCTCGGCCGCTATACCTTCGCGCTCGGCAGCAATGAGGAAGCCGTGCGCCTCTCCGGCGTGAATGTCGATCGCTGGAAGATCGCTATTTACGGCCTGAGCGGTGCGATTTGCGGTGTCGCCGGACTGCTCATCGCCTCGCGTCTGAATTCGGCCCAGCCGGCTCTCGGCCAGGGTTATGAGCTTGAGGCAATCGCCGCCGTCGTCATCGGCGGCACCTCACTCAGCGGTGGTTCGGGCACGATTCTGGGCACGATCATCGGCGCTTTTATCATGAGCGTGTTGACCAACGGCCTGCGCATCATGTCCGTCGCTCAGGAATGGCAGATCGTGGTGACGGGCCTCATCATCATTCTTGCAGTCTATGCCGATATCCTGCGACGCAAGAAGAGCTGACCCTGCACAGGACAAAATCGAAAAAGGAGCGCCCGAAGGCTCCCGCAACGGCTGAAGGTTGAAAGCCCAACTTAGGAGGAGAAACACCATGTTGAAAAGAAAACTTATCGGTGTCGCGATCGGTGTCGGCGTGCTCGTCGGCGGGACGACTCTTACGTATGCGGATGAAGTCTATATCCCGCTGATCTCGAAAGGATTTCAGCACCAGTTTTGGCAAGCCGTCAAATCCGGCGCTGAACAATCGGCGAAGGACCAGAACGTGAGAATTACCTTCGAGGGCCCGGAGACGGAGGCTATGGTCGATAAGCAGATCGACATGCTCTCGGCCGCGCTTGCCAAGAAGCCCCAGGCAATCGGCATCGCCGCGCTCGACAGCAAGGCGGCCATTCCGCTCCTGAAGAGAGCGCAGGCCGCCAAAATACCCGTCATCGCATTCGACTCTGGCGTCGACAGCGACATTCCGCTGACGACCTGTGCAACGGACAATCTTGCCGCCGCCGCACTCGCCGCCGAGAAGATGGCCGAGGCGATCGGCAATTCCGGTGAAGTCGGCGTGATCGTCCACGACCAGACCAGCCGCACGGGCATCGATCGCCGCGATGGCTTTCTCAACCAGATGAAGGCGAAGCATCCAAACATCAAAATCGTCTCGGTCCAATATGGCGGTGGCGACCATCTGAAGTCGGCCGAGATCGCCAAGGCGATGATCCAGGCCAACCCCAGTCTCAAGGGCATTTTCGGCGCGAATGAAGGTTCGGCGGAAGGTGCTGCGATCGGCGTCAGGGAATCCGGCAAAAAGCTCATCCTGATTGGCTACGACTCTGGCAAGGAGCAAAAGGAGGACATCAATTCGGGACTGATGCTGGGCGCCATAACGCAGAATCCCGTCGGCATCGGCAAATGCGTCGTCGACTCGGCGGTGAAGGCACTGAAGGGCGAGAAGCTACCCAGGAAAGTCGACACGGGCTTCTACTGGTACGACAAGAGCAATATGAACGATC
It encodes:
- a CDS encoding ABC transporter permease codes for the protein MTQPSDTAALANERRASGLRARVFAPTALQKLLAFASLILLLAFFSFASPAFMQMDNILGILQATAVNGVLAIACTFVIITGGIDLSVGTLMTFTAVICGVFLTYWHLPMGAGVVAAIATGALCGMTSGTLTAKLKIPPFIATLGMMMLLKGLSLVVSADKPIYFNDTENFYMISQDSLIGHVLPSVPIPNGVLILFFLAVASSITLNRTALGRYTFALGSNEEAVRLSGVNVDRWKIAIYGLSGAICGVAGLLIASRLNSAQPALGQGYELEAIAAVVIGGTSLSGGSGTILGTIIGAFIMSVLTNGLRIMSVAQEWQIVVTGLIIILAVYADILRRKKS
- a CDS encoding ABC transporter substrate-binding protein, which gives rise to MLKRKLIGVAIGVGVLVGGTTLTYADEVYIPLISKGFQHQFWQAVKSGAEQSAKDQNVRITFEGPETEAMVDKQIDMLSAALAKKPQAIGIAALDSKAAIPLLKRAQAAKIPVIAFDSGVDSDIPLTTCATDNLAAAALAAEKMAEAIGNSGEVGVIVHDQTSRTGIDRRDGFLNQMKAKHPNIKIVSVQYGGGDHLKSAEIAKAMIQANPSLKGIFGANEGSAEGAAIGVRESGKKLILIGYDSGKEQKEDINSGLMLGAITQNPVGIGKCVVDSAVKALKGEKLPRKVDTGFYWYDKSNMNDPKIAAVLYD